A genomic window from Blastococcus saxobsidens DD2 includes:
- a CDS encoding IS110 family transposase — translation MVLQEDQQVEEIVARVAALDIGKAELVCCVRVPHPTRPGKRMQEVVTYRTMTRSLLVMADRLAGLGVSEVVMEATSDYWKPPYYLLEARGLNPKLVNARDVKHLPGRPKTDKLDAVWLAKLAKLAERGMLRPSFVPPPEIRRLRDVTRYRADLVEVRTAEKQRVEKLLEDAQIKLSVVASDIFGASGRDMLAALIAGTRDPKVLAALARGRMRAKLTDLEEAFTGYFTDHHARLLTTMLARIDGLSADIAELEVMIEGMVAPFTDAVAKLDEIPGIGRVAASAILAEIGLDMSRFPTDGHLCAWARFAPGTKESAGKKKGAGSTGHGNRYLAKVIGEAVAGAAKTDTFLGERYRRLARRRGGKKAMVAVGRSMLVIIWHLLSDPDARFVDLGSDFHAKRTDPDRRRRAHVHQLEALGYTVTLTPAA, via the coding sequence ATGGTGCTTCAGGAAGATCAACAGGTCGAGGAGATCGTCGCCCGGGTGGCGGCGCTGGATATCGGCAAGGCCGAGCTGGTGTGCTGTGTGCGGGTGCCGCATCCGACCCGGCCGGGCAAGCGGATGCAGGAGGTGGTCACCTATCGCACGATGACCCGCTCACTGCTGGTGATGGCCGACCGGCTGGCCGGGCTGGGCGTCAGCGAGGTGGTCATGGAGGCCACCAGCGACTACTGGAAGCCGCCGTACTACCTGCTCGAGGCCCGCGGATTGAACCCGAAGCTGGTCAACGCCCGCGACGTCAAGCACCTGCCCGGCCGGCCCAAGACCGACAAGCTGGACGCGGTGTGGCTGGCCAAGCTGGCCAAGCTGGCCGAGCGCGGCATGCTGCGGCCCAGCTTCGTGCCTCCGCCGGAGATCCGCCGGCTGCGCGATGTCACCCGCTACCGCGCCGATCTGGTCGAGGTGCGTACCGCGGAGAAGCAGCGGGTGGAGAAGCTGCTCGAAGACGCACAGATCAAGCTGTCGGTGGTGGCCAGCGACATCTTCGGCGCCTCCGGGCGGGACATGCTGGCCGCGCTGATCGCCGGCACCCGCGACCCCAAGGTGCTCGCCGCGCTGGCCCGGGGCCGGATGCGCGCCAAGCTCACCGACCTGGAAGAGGCGTTCACCGGCTACTTCACCGATCACCACGCCCGGCTGCTGACCACGATGCTGGCCCGCATCGACGGCCTCTCAGCCGACATCGCCGAGCTCGAGGTGATGATCGAGGGGATGGTCGCCCCTTTCACCGACGCGGTGGCGAAGCTCGATGAGATCCCCGGCATCGGCCGCGTCGCCGCCAGCGCAATCCTGGCCGAGATCGGCCTGGACATGAGTCGGTTCCCCACCGACGGGCACCTGTGCGCCTGGGCCCGCTTCGCCCCCGGCACCAAGGAATCGGCCGGCAAGAAGAAGGGCGCCGGCAGCACCGGCCACGGAAACCGCTACCTGGCCAAAGTCATCGGCGAGGCCGTCGCCGGCGCGGCGAAGACCGACACCTTCCTCGGCGAGCGATATCGCCGCCTGGCCCGCCGCCGCGGCGGGAAGAAGGCCATGGTCGCCGTCGGCCGCTCCATGCTGGTGATCATCTGGCATCTGCTGTCTGATCCCGACGCCCGATTCGTCGACCTCGGCTCGGACTTCCACGCCAAACGAACCGACCCCGACCGGCGACGCCGCGCTCACGTTCACCAGCTCGAAGCCCTCGGCTACACCGTCACCCTCACCCCAGCCGCCTAA
- the argC gene encoding N-acetyl-gamma-glutamyl-phosphate reductase, giving the protein MSAGQTWTVGVTGATGYAGGEVCRLLAGHPNLQLAGVHANSSAGRRLGELQPHLLPFADLEVQPSDAASLAGYDVVVLALPHGESAAIAAQLPADTLVIDCGADHRLNDPAAWVRWYGGEHSGSWPYGLPELPGQREQLSGATRIAVPGCYPTSVTLAMAPAVAAGLIEPDVVVVAASGTSGAGKSPKPHLLGSEVMGSASAYGVGGVHRHTPEMIQGLSQVAGEPVGVSFTPTLVPMSRGILATCSAKLKPGVDAEAARAAYAKAYADEPFVHLLPEGQWPTTAQVLGANTVALQIAVDADADRLVVVAAVDNLTKGTGGAAIQCANLALGLPETTGLPVVGVAP; this is encoded by the coding sequence ATGAGCGCAGGGCAGACGTGGACGGTCGGGGTCACCGGCGCCACCGGTTACGCGGGAGGAGAGGTGTGCCGGCTGCTGGCCGGGCACCCGAACCTCCAGCTGGCCGGGGTGCACGCCAACTCGAGCGCCGGCCGACGCCTGGGTGAGCTGCAGCCCCACCTGCTGCCCTTCGCCGACCTGGAGGTGCAGCCGAGCGACGCGGCGAGCCTCGCCGGCTACGACGTCGTCGTCCTGGCGCTGCCGCACGGGGAGTCGGCGGCCATCGCGGCCCAGCTCCCGGCCGACACCCTGGTCATCGACTGCGGTGCCGACCACCGGTTGAACGACCCGGCGGCCTGGGTGCGCTGGTACGGCGGCGAGCACTCCGGCAGCTGGCCGTACGGGCTGCCGGAGCTGCCCGGCCAGCGGGAGCAGCTGTCCGGCGCCACGCGGATCGCCGTCCCCGGCTGCTACCCGACCTCGGTCACCCTCGCGATGGCCCCGGCGGTCGCGGCGGGTCTCATCGAGCCGGACGTCGTCGTGGTCGCCGCGAGCGGGACCTCGGGCGCCGGCAAGTCGCCCAAGCCGCACCTGCTCGGCAGCGAGGTCATGGGCTCGGCCAGCGCGTACGGCGTCGGCGGGGTGCACCGGCACACGCCGGAGATGATCCAGGGGCTGTCCCAGGTCGCCGGCGAGCCGGTGGGCGTGAGCTTCACGCCGACCCTGGTGCCCATGAGCCGCGGCATCCTCGCCACCTGCTCGGCGAAGCTGAAGCCGGGCGTGGACGCCGAGGCCGCCCGGGCCGCCTACGCGAAGGCCTACGCCGACGAGCCGTTCGTGCACCTGCTGCCCGAGGGCCAGTGGCCCACCACCGCCCAGGTGCTCGGCGCCAACACCGTCGCGCTGCAGATCGCCGTCGACGCCGACGCCGACCGGCTGGTCGTCGTCGCCGCCGTCGACAACCTCACCAAGGGCACCGGGGGAGCGGCGATCCAGTGCGCCAACCTCGCCCTCGGCCTGCCCGAGACCACCGGCCTGCCGGTCGTAGGAGTCGCGCCGTGA
- the pheT gene encoding phenylalanine--tRNA ligase subunit beta: MRVPIGWLAEYVDVPAGTSVEELDATFVRQGLEVEGVHRPEQVTGPLVVGKVLVIEELTGFKKPIRYCRVEVGEAVAGDGGRGGVVGIVCGATNFAVGDTVVVALPGAVLPGGFAIAARKTYDHISDGMICSVRELGIGEDHAGILVLGGDGADVPAPGTPAGPVTGLDDVVVELAVTPDRGYCLAMRGIAREMGTGLATTWRDPGSVSLPAWSGEPAWQVTVADTDRCDRFSMLAMEGLDPTAPSPWWMRRRLAQAGVRSISLAVDVTNYVMLELGQPMHAFDRDAVTGPITVRLAREDEQLTTLDGTVRALSADDLLITDKTGPIGLAAVMGGASTEIGDGTTSVLLEAAHWEPTGVARTARRHRLPSEAAKRFERGVDPEMTVVALARAAELLAEYGGARVVGGLVDVDTRGPVPPIPLDAGKPSRVAGVAYPRPRVLELLEAVGCTVDGDGDALRVTPPPWRPDLTDPADLVEEVVRLGGYDEIPSVLPTAPPGRGLTDTQRRRRSVGRALAENGYVEAPSYPFIGAAALDILGVADDDPRRQVVLVRNPLSEEEPALRTTLLPGLLTTLARNLSRGQRDVALFEHGAVFPGGVRSSAPLPGVERRPAAGELAALLGAVPDQPWHVAVALAGNREPRGWWGAGRPAVWADAVQAARLVAAAAGAELAVRAGERAPWHPGRCAELLVGETVVGHAGELHPRVCAALDLPPRTSAMELDLDALPPAEVPVGPPISAFPPVLLDLALVVEDDVPAAEVAAALRAGAGELLESLRLFDVYTGAPVPAGSRSLAYAFTLRAPDRTLTSEEATAVRDAAVAAAAAATGAELRG, translated from the coding sequence GTGAGAGTCCCCATCGGCTGGCTGGCCGAGTACGTCGACGTTCCCGCGGGAACGTCCGTCGAGGAGCTCGACGCGACCTTCGTGCGTCAGGGCCTCGAGGTCGAGGGAGTCCACCGCCCCGAGCAGGTCACCGGCCCGCTCGTCGTCGGCAAGGTCCTGGTGATCGAGGAGCTGACCGGCTTCAAGAAGCCGATCCGCTACTGCCGGGTCGAGGTGGGGGAGGCCGTTGCCGGGGATGGTGGGCGGGGCGGAGTAGTCGGCATCGTCTGCGGCGCGACCAACTTCGCCGTCGGTGACACCGTCGTGGTCGCGCTGCCGGGTGCGGTGCTGCCCGGCGGCTTCGCGATCGCCGCGCGAAAGACCTACGACCACATCTCCGACGGGATGATCTGCTCGGTCCGCGAACTCGGCATCGGCGAGGACCACGCGGGCATCCTCGTGCTGGGCGGCGACGGCGCCGACGTCCCCGCCCCCGGCACGCCGGCCGGCCCGGTCACCGGGCTGGACGACGTCGTCGTCGAGCTGGCCGTGACGCCGGACCGCGGCTACTGCCTGGCCATGCGCGGCATCGCCCGCGAGATGGGCACCGGCCTGGCGACGACGTGGCGCGACCCGGGGTCGGTCTCGCTGCCGGCCTGGTCGGGCGAACCCGCGTGGCAGGTGACCGTGGCCGACACCGACCGCTGCGACCGGTTCTCGATGCTGGCGATGGAGGGGCTGGACCCGACCGCGCCGAGCCCGTGGTGGATGCGCCGCCGCCTCGCCCAGGCCGGTGTCCGCAGCATCTCGCTGGCCGTCGACGTCACCAACTACGTGATGCTCGAGCTGGGCCAGCCGATGCACGCGTTCGATCGCGACGCCGTCACCGGCCCGATCACCGTGCGGCTGGCCCGCGAGGACGAGCAGCTCACCACTCTCGACGGCACCGTCCGCGCCCTCTCGGCCGACGACCTGCTGATCACCGACAAGACCGGGCCGATCGGCCTGGCCGCCGTCATGGGCGGGGCATCCACCGAGATCGGCGACGGCACCACCTCGGTGCTGCTGGAGGCCGCGCACTGGGAGCCCACCGGCGTCGCCCGCACCGCGCGCCGGCACCGGCTGCCCAGCGAGGCGGCGAAGCGGTTCGAGCGCGGGGTCGACCCGGAGATGACTGTCGTCGCGCTGGCCCGCGCCGCCGAGCTGCTCGCCGAGTACGGCGGTGCGCGGGTGGTCGGCGGGCTGGTCGACGTCGACACCCGCGGGCCGGTCCCGCCGATCCCGCTGGACGCCGGCAAGCCATCGCGGGTCGCCGGCGTGGCGTACCCGCGCCCGCGGGTGCTGGAGCTGCTCGAGGCGGTCGGCTGCACGGTCGACGGCGACGGTGACGCCCTCCGGGTGACCCCGCCGCCGTGGCGCCCCGACCTGACCGACCCGGCCGACCTGGTCGAGGAGGTCGTCCGGCTCGGCGGCTACGACGAGATCCCGTCGGTGCTGCCGACGGCGCCGCCCGGGCGGGGGCTCACCGACACCCAGCGCCGCCGCCGCAGCGTCGGCCGGGCGCTGGCCGAGAACGGCTACGTCGAGGCGCCGTCCTACCCGTTCATCGGGGCTGCGGCGCTGGACATCCTCGGTGTCGCCGATGACGACCCGCGCCGCCAGGTGGTGCTGGTGCGCAACCCGCTGTCCGAGGAGGAGCCGGCGCTGCGCACCACGCTGCTGCCCGGCCTGCTCACCACGCTCGCCCGCAACCTGTCCCGCGGGCAGCGCGACGTCGCGCTCTTCGAGCACGGCGCCGTCTTCCCCGGGGGTGTCCGTTCCTCCGCCCCGCTGCCCGGCGTCGAGCGGCGTCCGGCCGCGGGCGAGCTCGCCGCGCTGCTGGGTGCCGTGCCGGACCAGCCCTGGCACGTCGCCGTGGCGCTGGCCGGCAACCGGGAGCCGCGCGGCTGGTGGGGCGCGGGCCGTCCGGCGGTGTGGGCCGACGCCGTGCAGGCGGCCCGCCTGGTCGCCGCCGCCGCCGGTGCGGAGCTGGCCGTGCGCGCGGGGGAGCGTGCGCCGTGGCACCCGGGCCGGTGCGCGGAGCTGCTCGTGGGTGAGACGGTGGTCGGCCACGCCGGCGAGCTGCACCCGCGGGTGTGCGCCGCGCTCGACCTGCCGCCCCGGACCTCGGCGATGGAGCTGGACCTCGACGCGCTGCCGCCGGCCGAGGTGCCGGTGGGCCCGCCGATCTCGGCGTTCCCCCCGGTGCTTCTCGACCTCGCGCTCGTCGTGGAGGACGACGTCCCGGCCGCCGAGGTGGCCGCCGCACTGCGGGCCGGGGCGGGGGAGCTGCTGGAGTCGCTGCGGCTGTTCGACGTCTACACCGGCGCACCGGTGCCGGCGGGGTCGCGCTCGCTGGCGTACGCGTTCACCCTGCGGGCGCCGGACCGGACGCTCACCAGCGAGGAGGCGACCGCCGTGCGCGACGCCGCCGTCGCCGCGGCCGCCGCGGCGACGGGGGCCGAGCTCCGTGGCTAG
- the pheS gene encoding phenylalanine--tRNA ligase subunit alpha, with product MSGANDPYDPKQVAALSPEALDDAVRAALEAFTAAGNLEALAAVRPAHLGDRAPVLLARRELGALPPAARSDAGKRVNAARVAITDAYAARLAELEAERDARVLAEERVDVTLPWDRHPRGARHPVTTLMERIGDVFVGMGYEVADGPELEAEWLNFDALNIGRDHPARTMMDTFFVAGGRDQDEDSGLVLRTHTSPVQARTMLSRRPPIYVVAPGRVYRTDELDATHTPVFHQVEGLAVDRGLTMAHLRGTLDHLARLLFGADAITRWRPSYFPFTEPSAEFDVWFPEHRDGPRWVEWGGCGMVNPRVLVACGVDPEEFSGFAFGLGIERALQFRSGVGDMRDIVEGDIRFTKAFGVDQ from the coding sequence GTGTCTGGCGCCAACGATCCCTACGACCCCAAGCAGGTCGCCGCGCTCTCTCCCGAGGCCCTCGACGACGCGGTGCGCGCCGCGCTCGAGGCGTTCACGGCCGCCGGGAACCTCGAGGCGCTGGCCGCCGTCCGCCCGGCGCACCTCGGTGACCGCGCGCCGGTGCTCCTGGCCCGCCGGGAGCTCGGTGCGCTGCCGCCGGCCGCCCGGTCCGACGCCGGCAAGCGGGTGAACGCGGCCCGGGTCGCGATCACCGACGCCTACGCGGCGCGGCTGGCCGAGCTGGAGGCCGAGCGCGACGCCCGCGTGCTGGCCGAGGAGCGGGTCGACGTCACGCTGCCCTGGGACCGCCACCCGCGCGGGGCCCGGCATCCGGTGACCACGCTCATGGAGCGGATCGGCGACGTGTTCGTGGGCATGGGCTACGAGGTCGCCGACGGCCCGGAGCTCGAGGCCGAGTGGCTCAACTTCGACGCGCTCAACATCGGCCGCGACCACCCCGCGCGCACGATGATGGACACCTTCTTCGTCGCGGGTGGGCGGGACCAGGACGAGGATTCGGGCCTGGTCCTGCGCACGCACACCAGCCCGGTGCAGGCGCGCACGATGCTGTCGCGCAGGCCGCCGATCTACGTCGTGGCGCCGGGGCGGGTGTACCGGACCGACGAGCTCGACGCGACGCACACCCCGGTCTTCCACCAGGTCGAGGGGCTGGCCGTCGACCGCGGGCTCACCATGGCGCACCTGCGCGGCACGCTCGACCACCTGGCCCGCCTGCTGTTCGGGGCCGACGCCATCACCCGCTGGCGGCCGTCGTACTTCCCGTTCACCGAGCCCTCGGCGGAGTTCGACGTCTGGTTCCCCGAGCACCGCGACGGCCCGCGCTGGGTCGAGTGGGGCGGCTGCGGGATGGTCAACCCGCGGGTCCTCGTGGCCTGCGGTGTCGACCCGGAGGAGTTCTCCGGCTTCGCGTTCGGCCTGGGCATCGAACGCGCCCTGCAGTTCCGCTCCGGCGTCGGCGACATGCGCGACATCGTCGAGGGCGACATCCGCTTCACGAAGGCATTCGGAGTCGATCAGTGA
- the argJ gene encoding bifunctional glutamate N-acetyltransferase/amino-acid acetyltransferase ArgJ, giving the protein MSTTAPEGFSAAGVAAGLKSSGAPDVAVVLNTGPDDAAAAVFTTNRFPAAPVLWSRQVLAGRRARAVVLNSGGANACTGPEGFSDTHATAEHAAAQLGIGAIDVAVASTGLIGVRLPMAKLTAGVTAAAEALSEEGGADAARAIMTTDSVPKTTAQQRDGWTVGGMAKGAGMLAPSLATMLVVLTTDAAADPDVLQRALKQATSVSFERVDSDGCLSTNDTVIVLANGASGATPTEEELTEALTAAATDLAMQLLADAEGSTKDIAITVRNAATVEDALTSGRACARNNLLKTALFGNDPNWGRVLAAIGTTDAAFEADQVDVTINGVTVCRGGAIGDPREGVDLTGREITIDVDLRAGAEQATIWTNDLSITYVHENSAYST; this is encoded by the coding sequence GTGAGCACCACCGCCCCCGAGGGGTTCTCCGCCGCCGGCGTGGCCGCCGGGCTCAAGTCCTCGGGCGCCCCCGACGTCGCCGTCGTCCTGAACACGGGGCCGGACGACGCCGCGGCCGCCGTCTTCACCACCAACCGCTTCCCGGCCGCGCCGGTGCTCTGGAGCCGCCAGGTCCTCGCGGGCCGGCGGGCCCGCGCGGTCGTCCTCAACTCCGGCGGCGCCAACGCCTGCACCGGCCCCGAGGGCTTCTCCGACACCCACGCCACCGCCGAGCACGCCGCCGCGCAGCTGGGCATCGGCGCGATCGACGTGGCGGTGGCGAGCACCGGTCTGATCGGCGTCCGCCTGCCGATGGCGAAGCTGACCGCGGGCGTCACCGCGGCGGCGGAGGCCCTCTCCGAGGAGGGCGGAGCCGACGCCGCCCGCGCGATCATGACCACCGACTCGGTGCCGAAGACGACGGCGCAGCAGCGGGACGGCTGGACCGTGGGCGGCATGGCCAAGGGCGCCGGCATGCTCGCGCCCAGCCTGGCCACGATGCTCGTCGTCCTCACCACCGACGCCGCCGCGGACCCGGACGTCCTGCAGCGGGCGCTGAAGCAGGCCACGAGCGTCAGCTTCGAGCGGGTGGACTCCGACGGCTGCCTGTCCACCAACGACACGGTCATCGTGCTGGCCAACGGCGCGAGCGGCGCCACGCCGACGGAGGAGGAGCTCACCGAGGCCCTCACCGCGGCGGCGACCGATCTGGCCATGCAGCTGCTCGCCGACGCCGAGGGCTCCACCAAGGACATCGCGATCACGGTCCGCAACGCCGCCACGGTCGAGGACGCGCTCACCTCCGGCCGGGCCTGCGCCCGCAACAACCTGCTCAAGACGGCGCTGTTCGGCAACGACCCCAACTGGGGCCGGGTGCTCGCCGCCATCGGCACCACCGACGCCGCCTTCGAGGCCGACCAGGTCGACGTCACCATCAACGGCGTCACCGTCTGCCGCGGCGGCGCGATCGGCGATCCGCGGGAAGGCGTCGACCTCACCGGCCGGGAGATCACCATCGACGTCGACCTGAGGGCCGGCGCCGAGCAGGCCACGATCTGGACCAACGACCTGTCCATCACCTACGTGCACGAGAACTCGGCCTACTCGACATGA
- the argB gene encoding acetylglutamate kinase, producing MNQDPTPPDVRIDEPTPQPRLPRTVGTRRVMRRNDPEGDAAKVAVLTGALPWLKEFHSHVVVIKYGGHAMVDDACRRAFAEDMVFLRTCGILPVVVHGGGPQISAMLTRLGIPSEFRGGLRVTTPETIDVVRMVLTGQVGPDIVGLINQHGPMAVHLSGEDGGLFTAERTTAVVDGEPVDVGLVGDVVAVDTTPVAALLDAGQIPVVASVAPDADGVVHNVNADTAAAALAAALDAVKLVVLTDVEGLYANWPDRDSLVQQIDARELSEVLPELDSGMVPKMAACLRAVESGVKRATVIDGRTPHALLLEMFTTEGTGTMVVPASPIPKEGTAP from the coding sequence ATGAACCAGGACCCGACGCCCCCCGACGTCCGGATCGACGAGCCCACGCCCCAGCCGCGGCTGCCGCGCACGGTCGGCACCCGGCGGGTCATGCGGCGGAACGACCCCGAGGGCGACGCCGCGAAGGTCGCCGTCCTCACCGGGGCGCTGCCCTGGCTCAAGGAGTTCCACTCCCATGTCGTCGTCATCAAGTACGGCGGGCACGCCATGGTCGACGACGCCTGCCGCCGGGCCTTCGCCGAGGACATGGTCTTCCTGCGGACCTGCGGCATCCTGCCGGTCGTCGTGCACGGCGGCGGCCCGCAGATCAGCGCCATGCTCACCCGGCTCGGCATTCCCAGCGAGTTCCGCGGGGGGCTGCGGGTGACCACCCCGGAGACCATCGACGTCGTCCGCATGGTGCTCACCGGCCAGGTCGGCCCCGACATCGTCGGGCTGATCAACCAGCACGGCCCGATGGCGGTCCACCTCTCCGGCGAGGACGGCGGGCTGTTCACCGCGGAGCGGACGACGGCGGTGGTCGACGGAGAGCCGGTCGACGTCGGCCTGGTCGGGGACGTCGTCGCCGTCGACACCACACCGGTCGCCGCGCTGCTGGACGCCGGCCAGATCCCGGTCGTGGCCAGCGTCGCCCCGGACGCGGACGGCGTCGTGCACAACGTCAACGCCGACACCGCGGCGGCGGCGCTGGCCGCGGCGCTCGACGCGGTGAAGCTCGTCGTGCTCACCGACGTCGAGGGGCTCTACGCGAACTGGCCCGACCGCGACTCGCTGGTCCAGCAGATCGACGCCCGGGAACTCTCGGAGGTCCTTCCGGAACTGGACTCCGGGATGGTGCCGAAGATGGCCGCCTGCCTGCGGGCGGTCGAGAGCGGGGTCAAGCGGGCGACCGTCATCGACGGCCGGACGCCGCACGCCCTGCTGCTGGAGATGTTCACGACCGAGGGCACCGGGACGATGGTCGTCCCTGCCTCGCCGATCCCGAAGGAGGGCACCGCACCATGA
- a CDS encoding SDR family NAD(P)-dependent oxidoreductase: MASLSGQVALVTGASTGIGRHLVEGLAARGMAVAGVARTEDRLRTAMAEVAEATGARTLAVAADVTGRASVEAAVAEVVAELGQVDLLVNNAGLIDEFEVPVWEADADQWWEVVSSHIRGAQLTIRALVPWMVLRNRGRVVNIASGMSTRANPDYSAYSVAKTGLLRLTESLATALEGSDVRAFDVAPGVVDTPMTRSMHMWQGFTDWTPPERVVELVAAIAAGELDQWSGRFLRAGADDLEDLRAVPPEGAARQLRLRPHGDTDPLG, translated from the coding sequence GTGGCTAGCCTGTCCGGTCAGGTCGCCCTGGTCACCGGCGCCTCGACCGGGATCGGCCGGCACCTGGTCGAGGGGCTGGCCGCCCGCGGCATGGCGGTCGCCGGCGTGGCCCGCACCGAGGACCGGCTGCGCACCGCGATGGCAGAGGTCGCCGAGGCCACCGGCGCCCGCACCCTCGCCGTGGCCGCTGACGTCACCGGCCGTGCGTCGGTGGAGGCCGCCGTGGCCGAGGTCGTCGCCGAGCTGGGCCAGGTGGACCTGCTGGTCAACAACGCCGGGCTGATCGACGAGTTCGAGGTGCCGGTGTGGGAGGCCGACGCCGACCAGTGGTGGGAGGTCGTGTCCAGCCACATCCGCGGCGCCCAGCTGACCATTCGCGCGCTGGTGCCGTGGATGGTGCTGCGCAACCGCGGCCGGGTGGTCAACATCGCCAGCGGCATGAGCACCCGGGCCAACCCCGACTACTCGGCCTACTCGGTGGCCAAGACGGGGCTTCTGCGGCTCACCGAGTCGCTGGCCACCGCGTTGGAGGGCTCGGACGTGCGGGCCTTCGACGTCGCCCCCGGCGTCGTCGACACCCCGATGACCCGCTCCATGCACATGTGGCAGGGCTTCACCGACTGGACTCCACCGGAGCGGGTGGTCGAGCTGGTCGCCGCGATCGCCGCCGGGGAGCTGGACCAGTGGTCCGGCCGGTTCCTGCGCGCCGGCGCCGACGACCTGGAGGACCTCCGCGCAGTGCCGCCCGAGGGTGCCGCCCGTCAGCTCCGCCTGCGTCCCCACGGCGACACGGACCCGCTCGGCTGA